AGGTGCAGTGATTAAGTATCTGTAAAACAAGACAACATTTTGTTCTGTTTCGGTGGCAGATGAGAAAAACAAAAGtttacataaaacataaatGCCTATAACTGCAGACAAACACGAGTGATTACTTACTCCCAATCTCACATAGGCTAGCTATAGGCTACTTTTCTTGAGGGTTGGGAGGTTTacatttagttattattttttgtttgttttacagtgCTGCTTTTCGACAACACAGACCAGTAGGCTATTCTTGTCCCGTAGAAAATCTTAAAAGATGGACATTGCAACTTACACTTTTTCCGAAACAGTAATGCAGACGAAGAGATGAAGTATACAGAACAAAAATAAACGTGCCATTATAGACAGTTTGCTCATggtgtgggggaaaaaaaaaaaacggtcaGGCATTTGCTCTGTTTTTGTCATCCAAATCAATATCTGCTGTGCTTGTTTTAAGTTACTTATTAGCTCAACTGTCTTGAAAGAGGTCATAAAGGTTTTTTGAGCTTAGCTATAGTACAAATATGATGACTAAAAAATAGCCCACACTAGTCATTATGATTCTATATGTTTCACTGTTCTGGTGAAAAAGTTTAACTGTTAATTTTGCAATGCTTATATCAGTTTGCTCAGTCATTAAGTTAAGTTGTAGAGGTAAACAATCTATTTAATACTAAAAAAAGGATTTCATTTTTGCTTTCCATGGGTTGTTTTGTTATTGTGCAATTCTGGAAATATCTGGACATCAGTCTGACTGGCATTTGTCATTGATTTACTGAATCTGAGCAAAATATCCTCTGTGTGCACTGTTGAAGAGCGCTGTGGGTTCTTAGAAAAACACTGAAATGAGACACATCATGGAGGTTTATAACCTTAAATAACAGATTTAACAATTTACAGTTTTAGTTCTTAAAAAACCTCACAGCCCCCCTGGAGATGTATTAGCACAGCAAAATGAACAATtaaaaaagtgacaaaaatatggaataatttgttaattatttattgAGCATACAAGTGAATAcccaaataattttatataagcaAACATagtatacataatataatagAACCAAGTTTTGTAATAATACTTTAAGCTTTACATACATACACAGATAAAGTGACTATTTCTTATTTTTGGAAGTAAATCTTCAAACCATATGTACATTCCTTTACATATTTCATATTGTTCATTCACAATAAACATGCTCTGATTGGACTGCAGTGACACAAATCGGTCAGTAAGTGGTGCTTCGTCCCAGTGGATCCATTAAGTTCATAGTGGCTAAGCGAATGGGGTGGCTTTATCCTGAGTGGAATGgggcaaaaaaaatatatatatattgcatgcaaatatgaataaaatatacactGACTACCGATCAACTTAAATGACAATGTTTGATCAGATATAATGTGGCAGCCATCACTGTGCGTAGTTCTGGCAATGGTAAGAATTCAACATGAACATATGAAACAGCCCTTCCATGGccattgttttcacttcagtGCTGTCATGACTGAGTTCTGCAGGTGTTGTTCATCATATCTGAACACGTCTTCACCTTTAAGGAACTACAAAGCATCCACTAAAGGTGATAGTACTCAGGCCATCTTGGCATAGACATAATTGTGCACTGAAGAACAGCCTATGAGATTGCAAACAACTGAGATGCTTCATGCTATCTCATAGCACCATAGTAGGTATGTGATGCACTAGGGAGGCCGGGTGAGGAACCTGTGCCAGCTGAGGTGGTGGAGGCGGGGGCGAGTGGGCCTGCAAGCCCACTACAGACCCTGTGCTGGCTGGCCGGTGCCTGGCGCTCTTCTGGTGTGCCCGCAGCCCTGCTAACTGGGAATATGCGCTCTGGCAGACGTGGCACTTGTAGGGGCGCTCTCCCGTGTGGAGGCGCACATGATTACGGAGAGTGGATGACTGGCTGAAGCGGCGGTTGCAGAAACGGCAGACGAAGGGCTTGTCCAGAGTGTGTATGCGCATGTGGGAGCGCAGGTTACTGCGGGAGTTGAAGCCGCGGTGGCAGATGACACAGCGCATGCGGCTGGCGGTAGAGAGAGAGGCAGTAGAGGAGGTGTCGCACAGGTGGAAATCATCTGTGGGGAGAGGATAGAAGCTTGATCAGAGGACAGAAGCTAAAAGGTCAGGTACTTAAAACAGATGCTAACGGAGTTTTAACTAAAGCTATTGTAGAGCTGTGATAAAGATCAACCTTTCTTAGCCTGAAACTCACCCAAAGCCCTGAAACGACTGAATTACTCACCATTTTTAGCCTTCTTCTGCTGTTCATCCTCTGTGCCAGGGACTCCCGGGATACCCAGGAAAGTGTTGTGGGAATTCCCATACCACACAAGCAGTTCTTGGTCTGGAGGTATTgtctgttattgaaaaaaaagagatatatttatttaaatgaataaataagtacctattagtatatatatatatatatatatatatatatatatatatatatatatatatatatatatatataaacacacagcaTATACTGTTCAAACATTCAATTTTGAACTAAAATCAAAGAGTTTAATTACTCAAGAAAATCTAGTTGAAATTCtaaaaattaatgtagaaattatgaaaatttaatttgagttAAATGGGTGGAAACTAAGATGTTATGTAACATAATAATGGAAAACTATTGCACAGTGTAAATACATTGTCTTATGAAaattaggttacactttattttacagtgccatagttacaatgtaattactcaaatatgTACTGaatactattaattaactacatgtacttactatttACAGTTTGGGTTTGGGTTTATGTTTGAACcttgttaatgttttaaattaatgtttgggtttggtttagggttagttacttgtaattatgcataatttactgttgttatcatagtaagtacatgtagtaaggtgtaactacggcactgtaaaataaagtgttaccgaaaattataaatataaaataatatcaatataaaaTTATGAAAACTAAAACGGTATAAAACGAACCTCTACTGCTTTGTAAAATATGCTGCTTCCGATCTGCACAACCTCCAGGTTCTGTTCTTGCTCATTGCGCGCACATTTGATGTAAGTCATCCAGCTGCGATGATCCTCTTGACTGGCATCGATGAAATAGCGCACCGTGCCATCCtcattgaaaacctgagaacaACGAAAACGCTTGCCATCAGTCTCTGACTTGGGATGATATTAGGATaaactccaaaaaaaaaaaaacgagccCATGCATGCGGCACCTGTTGAATGCAGCCTACCTCCCACATGAGATTGTTGTTCTTGAAGAGATCCACATGCTCGGGTGAAATGACCCTGCCTGTGAAGGGTCCCATCTCGGTGCCAGCTTTTATCCAGGTTTTGGAGAAGATGCCAAGTCCTTCTCCAGGGATCGAGCTCTGAGCAATGATGACTTCACTTGGCAGCACTAAGCTGGAGAGTTTCTGGACCTCTGAAGATAGAAAGCGGCAAATAAAGTACTAAGTTAATTTGGAACATTTAGATTAAATAGCTAACTAATAAAAAGCAGGAaacaaatacaatatatataaaaaaagaattgcaATGACGCAACCtgtatccatttttttttttttaaatcgtttGTATTGTAAAACTATCATAGGCTATAGGCTAATATAAAGGAATGCGAAATCATTAAGCCTTAAAATGCGGCTCTCAGGCAAGACTCAAATAAATGTCAAACACGTATTTACGTCTAAGAATTCAGCAATTTTCTACGCTTTAAATGTGACGAGGCTATATATTCATAGGCAAGAAACAACTTATTTCGTATTCATTATCCTTTCAGAAACTTTGTAGCACTAAATGTGCGCTGAAAGAAACGAGAACCTTCTTTAAACGGCCCAGGAATTTCTGACAAAACGCAGAAAAGGAGATTAGCTGCTTGACATGGTGTGAATAGCGGTAGAATCAGCTTTCACGGCATATTAACAGCGGGACGAAAAACTTTAAATGCGCCTGAGAGGAGAGAAAAGTGTCAAAGCGGGGGTGTGGAGACTGTCCCGAGCTGATGAATGACGGGCTTTTCTCTGTCTAACGTCCTGGCTTCACTGCCAACTTTCTCAGGTCAAACACAACGTTACCCTCATGTTTTTAATAGCCTAGTAAGTGACTGTAGATTTTGCAACGCTTAAATCCCGAATTCATGATATTGCATTTAGAAAAATTGATTTCCCCTATATATTCAGCTTCTAACCAAGTGCGAATTATTTAATGACTTTCAAGTGGGTGGCTTTATTCGAATGAATTTCTGTCAGTGAACTTTCAATTAGCCTACGTCTCGCGCAACCCAAATTGTCTTGCGGCGCCCACTTTCAGCGAACACATAAATCTCATACAGACCAAACAGTAAAATCATTATTACCTTGcaatatgtaaataatttataGTAAAGTAATTCAAATGACAGAACTTATGTTTTGTCAATATACGTCCCAGAACATGAGCAATTTAGCCTACTGTTGCTATGGATAGGCAAGTGATCTCGACTTCTGTTCTCAAGCGTCTATTTTTATCTGACTTTATGACTTAGCTTTTGTTGTTATTAGAATCTTTGAAAATGACTTTGAAACgtatactgtaaaaataataaatacttttaagaCCCCCATTTCGCATCCTGGAATGCGCCAGACTGAAATCAGGTATTTTTACATGTGAAATGTGATGCACTTATACTTTTTgcaatgcattattttaattcagtttgttttcagttCCTTTTTAATAGCCATAAGCCATTAAATTATGCATGTGTGTCTTTTGCATTGCTgtaaaatataggcctacatttcTTTTTACCGTTTCTTTATTATGTCTATTTCAAGCACGTTGAAGTATCATTAATTGGGTGTGAAATATGgcatataaataaaacttgccTTGACTCTTCAGTGAGCGATTTCACATAAGATCTAGTTTACAATAaagataaaacataaaaaacactttacaacaaAATACTAGCCTATTGGACTATACTATGAAATACGTATTCAAAACTTCCCGACAAATCCATAATCAACGAATAAAGTGAAATCTTGCGGACTCACCTCCGGAGAATGACTGCGCCAGGACCTCGGCGGTGAAGGCAGTTTTGGGGCTGACAGTGTTGGTCTTCTCCTCGAACAGGTGTTCCCCCAGAACGTTCCTCCAGCGGCCGTACAGGAAACTGTGCAGGATGTCTGATGTGATGATGTCGGACAGGGCCAGAGACTGCTGCTTAAATCCAGCCTTCAGAACCAGAGTATCTGCAGGCAACACTGAACCCATGATGAGCCAAATGCAAAACCCTCAACTAATGATCCCTGCGATTAAAACCCCTGAAAATATCCCCTTGCTGTTAAATTTAGACCGAATGTCTATGTTGTAAAAGGCAAATGTAATCGATGAATCAGTCTGAGACCAGTGAAATGTGAATATGCTCTCTTCTTGCTAAGTGTCGAGAGAATATGTTTCGTCTTTCCAAGGTCCCGGTGGGCTTTATATGCGTCAGGTCTGACCCACGGTAATTAGTTATTAATGACCCTCCCCTTGTGTTCTTTAGACTTGTTCAACCAGAGGAAAAAAACGCCACACTCTTTATTGAGTGGCTACTCCTGAGGGGGTGGGGGAAGAAGGGGGAgcgatgtgtgtgtgttcaggatCCAACAACCGCGTTTTGGCTTAAATAACAAGCCCCATCTCAGCACTGTGAGCTCCGCT
This DNA window, taken from Megalobrama amblycephala isolate DHTTF-2021 linkage group LG4, ASM1881202v1, whole genome shotgun sequence, encodes the following:
- the prdm12b gene encoding PR domain zinc finger protein 12b encodes the protein MGSVLPADTLVLKAGFKQQSLALSDIITSDILHSFLYGRWRNVLGEHLFEEKTNTVSPKTAFTAEVLAQSFSGEVQKLSSLVLPSEVIIAQSSIPGEGLGIFSKTWIKAGTEMGPFTGRVISPEHVDLFKNNNLMWEVFNEDGTVRYFIDASQEDHRSWMTYIKCARNEQEQNLEVVQIGSSIFYKAVETIPPDQELLVWYGNSHNTFLGIPGVPGTEDEQQKKAKNDDFHLCDTSSTASLSTASRMRCVICHRGFNSRSNLRSHMRIHTLDKPFVCRFCNRRFSQSSTLRNHVRLHTGERPYKCHVCQSAYSQLAGLRAHQKSARHRPASTGSVVGLQAHSPPPPPPQLAQVPHPASLVHHIPTMVL